In one Lycium barbarum isolate Lr01 chromosome 7, ASM1917538v2, whole genome shotgun sequence genomic region, the following are encoded:
- the LOC132603682 gene encoding uncharacterized protein LOC132603682 isoform X4, with protein MSSERQAVSVGELVEEAKKRVVLLIICAIGLSYLMSLTSSSVFVNLPAAALLIVSLRYLSLDFDARMKAVTYKGKSSVLNSKFQRKHIDAPKTVNEKSTWRKKVNSPAVEEAIDHFTRHMVSEWVTDLWYSRITSDTQGPEELVQIMNGVLGEISRRMRTINLIDLITRDIINLIRTHLELFRASKMRIQKKWPRSLTIEELDVELKLVLAADDKLHPALFSAEAEHKVLQHLMDGLISYTFQTEDVQCSLFRNIVRELLACVVVRPVLNLANPRFINERIESLVVSAKKGDEDITAVETEPQSRTVGSGKISADHFSRVLDPSAKGVELVQLKNDQPNDTKEHAMHNRSGTDLLKDPLLSFDTRSTLSWSSLPSQTDADDGRGIQRNHYGGEWGEMLDLISRRKTEALAPENLDNIWTKGRNYKRKEEANRASDRLKKSSLVSAPKSLGHSKEAQQKESERQNRVGAKHYVKDNTPTPGDLNRPSYLADYSYQEENEHKSDEVESESSNSYTTEDEESSSVTGLDSPGTQVWGGKNIRNVNHIHHPLENNEGHKRSKGKASKAHVRSKHLNRVLSGRKRSRLSNQTEDVWQEIQRTSFLLGDGQDILNSKENVKPDGLSDDSETEIFSNISNDMTASSSVLSRRFLGNQNMGPYSAKGSIIADSFLKLRSEVLNANIVRCGSKTFAVYSISVTDMNNNSWSIKRRFRHFEELHWRLKVFPEYNLHLPPKHYLSSSLDVPVIRERCRSLDTYLEKLLLLPTVSNSIEVWDFLSVDSQTYSFSNSLSIIETLLVDLDGTVRHTSKEPPRSISPQTDPTSRMEQVHAEHESRFRKDYVALSPPKRPLKETFEDSTSGNKVHTNRKSTPNMQTTSNSVETNSHASPESLVAAPIDPTFPSEWVPPNLSVPILDLVDVIFQLQDGGWIRRKAFWVAKQVLQLGMGDAFDDWVIEKIQRLRRGSVVAAGIQRVEQRWCMLL; from the exons TGACGAGCTCCTCAGTTTTTGTAAACTTGCCTGCTGCTGCTCTCTTAATTGTTTCCCTTCGTTATCTGTCTCTTGATTTTGATGCACGGATGAAAGCTGTAACATATAAAGGCAAGTCATCCGTATTGAACAGCAAGTTTCAGAGGAAACATATTGATGCTCCAAAAACAGTGAATGAGAAGTCCACATGGAGGAAGAAAGTAAATTCACCTGCTGTAGAAGAAGCAATAGATCACTTCACCAGACATATGGTTTCTGAGTGGGTCACAGATCTCTGGTACTCCCGCATAACTTCTGATACACAGGGTCCTGAGGAACTTGTGCAGATCATGAATGGTGTACTAGGGGAAATCTCACGTCGCATGAGAACTATTAATCTTATAGATCTTATCACAAG GGATATTATCAATCTAATACGTACTCACTTGGAGCTGTTTCGTGCAAGCAAAATGAGGATTCAAAAGAAATGGCCAAGATCCTTGACAATTGAAGAGCTAGATGTGGAACTTAAACTGGTGTTGGCTGCAGACGACAAATTACATCCTGCTTTATTTTCTGCGGAGGCTGAGCACAag GTTCTCCAGCATCTCATGGATGGTCTCATTTCATACACTTTTCAGACAGAGGACGTGCAGTGCTCTTTATTCCGCAACATTGTTAGGGAGCTTCTTGCTTGTGTTGTAGTGCGACCAGTGTTAAATTTAGCTAACCCGAG GTTCATTAACGAGAGGATCGAGTCTCTAGTTGTTTCTGCAAAGAAGGGTGATGAAGATATCACAGCAGTAGAAACGGAACCACAGTCCAGAACAGTTGGATCTGGTAAAATATCAGCAGATCATTTTTCTCGGGTTTTAGATCCTTCTGCTAAGGGTGTAGAACTTGTACAATTAAAAAATGACCAACCTAATGATACTAAGGAGCATGCCATGCACAATAGGAGTGGAACAGATTTGTTAAAGGACCCTTTGCTTTCGTTTGATACTCGGTCTACTCTTTCTTGGAGTTCTTTGCCATCACAAACCGATGCAGATGATGGAAGAGGTATTCAGAGAAACCACTATGGAGGAGAGTGGGGTGAAATGCTAGATTTGATTTCTCGTAGAAAGACTGAAGCCCTGGCCCCTGAAAATTTAGACAATATATGGACAAAAGGCAGAAACTATAAACGGAAAGAAGAGGCCAATCGAGCATCTGATAGACTCAAAAAAAGTTCATTGGTAAGTGCACCAAAATCGCTGGGACACTCAAAGGAAGCTCAACAAAAAGAGAGTGAGAGACAAAACAGGGTTGGAGCTAAGCATTATGTGAAGGACAATACTCCCACGCCAGGTGATTTGAACAGACCAAGTTATTTGGCAGATTACTCGTATCAAGAGGAAAATGAACATAAGTCAGATGAGGTTGAATCAGAGAGCAGTAATTCTTACACTACTGAGGATGAAGAATCCAGCAGTGTGACGGGTCTTGACTCTCCTGGCACTCAAGTGTGGGGTGGTAAAAATATAAGGAACGTCAATCACATTCATCATCCACTTGAAAATAATGAAGGCCATAAGAGAAGTAAAGGAAAGGCTAGTAAAGCACATGTCCGCTCTAAACACTTAAATAGAGTACTGTCTGGGCGGAAAAGGTCTAGATTAAGCAACCAAACAGAGGATGTGTGGCAAGAGATACAAAGAACCAGCTTCTTACTGGGGGATGGACAAGATATATTAAATTCCAAAGAAAATGTGAAACCGGATGGTTTAAGTGATGACTCTGAGACAGAAATATTCAGTAATATTTCCAATGACATGACTGCATCATCATCTGTCTTGTCAAGAAGATTTTTGGGGAATCAAaatatgggtccttattctgcAAAAGGTTCTATAATTGCTGATTCTTTTTTGAAATTAAGAAGTGAG GTCCTGAATGCCAATATTGTAAGATGTGGCTCCAAAACTTTTGCTGTTTATTCCATATCTGTTACAGACATGAACAATAATAGTTGGTCTATCAAAAGAAG GTTTCGACATTTTGAGGAGCTACACTGGCGTCTTAAGGTGTTTCCAGAGTACAATCTTCATTTACCGCCCAAGCATTACCTCTCTTCAAGTCTGGATGTTCCTGTTATTCGAGAACGGTGCAGATCACTTGACACATATCTGGAG AAACTTCTGCTGCTCCCAACTGTTTCCAACTCCATTGAAGTATGGGACTTCCTCAGTGTGGATTCACAG ACATATAGCTTCTCAAACTCCTTGTCCATAATTGAAACATTACTCG TTGACCTGGATGGCACAGTACGCCATACGAGTAAAGAACCTCCGCGCAGTATAAGCCCTCAAACTGATCCAACTTCAAGGATGGAGCAAGTTCATGCAGAACATGAATCAAGATTCAGGAAAGATTATGTCGCACTCTCTCCTCCAAAAAGACCTCTCAAAGAAACTTTTGAGGATTCAACTAGTGGCAACAAGGTGCATACAAATAGAAAATCAACCCCAAACATGCAGACGACATCAAATTCAGTTGAAACTAACTCACATGCATCACCTGAATCTCTTGTTGCTGCTCCTATTGATCCCACCTTTCCCAGTGAG TGGGTGCCACCAAATTTAAGTGTTCCTATATTAGATCTTGTCGATGTCATTTTTCAGCTCCAAGATGGTGGATGGATCAG GAGGAAAGCATTCTGGGTGGCTAAACAGGTTTTACAATTGGGAATGGGTGATGCATTTGATGATTGGGTGATTGAGAAAATCCAGCGTCTGCGCAGGGGTTCAGTAGTTGCTGCAGGTATCCAACGTGTTGAGCAG AGGTGGTGCATGCTTCTTTAA
- the LOC132603682 gene encoding uncharacterized protein LOC132603682 isoform X5, whose protein sequence is MSSERQAVSVGELVEEAKKRVVLLIICAIGLSYLMSLTSSSVFVNLPAAALLIVSLRYLSLDFDARMKAVTYKGKSSVLNSKFQRKHIDAPKTVNEKSTWRKKVNSPAVEEAIDHFTRHMVSEWVTDLWYSRITSDTQGPEELVQIMNGVLGEISRRMRTINLIDLITRDIINLIRTHLELFRASKMRIQKKWPRSLTIEELDVELKLVLAADDKLHPALFSAEAEHKVLQHLMDGLISYTFQTEDVQCSLFRNIVRELLACVVVRPVLNLANPRFINERIESLVVSAKKGDEDITAVETEPQSRTVGSGKISADHFSRVLDPSAKGVELVQLKNDQPNDTKEHAMHNRSGTDLLKDPLLSFDTRSTLSWSSLPSQTDADDGRGIQRNHYGGEWGEMLDLISRRKTEALAPENLDNIWTKGRNYKRKEEANRASDRLKKSSLVSAPKSLGHSKEAQQKESERQNRVGAKHYVKDNTPTPGDLNRPSYLADYSYQEENEHKSDEVESESSNSYTTEDEESSSVTGLDSPGTQVWGGKNIRNVNHIHHPLENNEGHKRSKGKASKAHVRSKHLNRVLSGRKRSRLSNQTEDVWQEIQRTSFLLGDGQDILNSKENVKPDGLSDDSETEIFSNISNDMTASSSVLSRRFLGNQNMGPYSAKGSIIADSFLKLRSEVLNANIVRCGSKTFAVYSISVTDMNNNSWSIKRRFRHFEELHWRLKVFPEYNLHLPPKHYLSSSLDVPVIRERCRSLDTYLEKLLLLPTVSNSIEVWDFLSVDSQTYSFSNSLSIIETLLVDLDGTVRHTSKEPPRSISPQTDPTSRMEQVHAEHESRFRKDYVALSPPKRPLKETFEDSTSGNKVHTNRKSTPNMQTTSNSVETNSHASPESLVAAPIDPTFPSEVVATPRWWMDQVLFTYET, encoded by the exons TGACGAGCTCCTCAGTTTTTGTAAACTTGCCTGCTGCTGCTCTCTTAATTGTTTCCCTTCGTTATCTGTCTCTTGATTTTGATGCACGGATGAAAGCTGTAACATATAAAGGCAAGTCATCCGTATTGAACAGCAAGTTTCAGAGGAAACATATTGATGCTCCAAAAACAGTGAATGAGAAGTCCACATGGAGGAAGAAAGTAAATTCACCTGCTGTAGAAGAAGCAATAGATCACTTCACCAGACATATGGTTTCTGAGTGGGTCACAGATCTCTGGTACTCCCGCATAACTTCTGATACACAGGGTCCTGAGGAACTTGTGCAGATCATGAATGGTGTACTAGGGGAAATCTCACGTCGCATGAGAACTATTAATCTTATAGATCTTATCACAAG GGATATTATCAATCTAATACGTACTCACTTGGAGCTGTTTCGTGCAAGCAAAATGAGGATTCAAAAGAAATGGCCAAGATCCTTGACAATTGAAGAGCTAGATGTGGAACTTAAACTGGTGTTGGCTGCAGACGACAAATTACATCCTGCTTTATTTTCTGCGGAGGCTGAGCACAag GTTCTCCAGCATCTCATGGATGGTCTCATTTCATACACTTTTCAGACAGAGGACGTGCAGTGCTCTTTATTCCGCAACATTGTTAGGGAGCTTCTTGCTTGTGTTGTAGTGCGACCAGTGTTAAATTTAGCTAACCCGAG GTTCATTAACGAGAGGATCGAGTCTCTAGTTGTTTCTGCAAAGAAGGGTGATGAAGATATCACAGCAGTAGAAACGGAACCACAGTCCAGAACAGTTGGATCTGGTAAAATATCAGCAGATCATTTTTCTCGGGTTTTAGATCCTTCTGCTAAGGGTGTAGAACTTGTACAATTAAAAAATGACCAACCTAATGATACTAAGGAGCATGCCATGCACAATAGGAGTGGAACAGATTTGTTAAAGGACCCTTTGCTTTCGTTTGATACTCGGTCTACTCTTTCTTGGAGTTCTTTGCCATCACAAACCGATGCAGATGATGGAAGAGGTATTCAGAGAAACCACTATGGAGGAGAGTGGGGTGAAATGCTAGATTTGATTTCTCGTAGAAAGACTGAAGCCCTGGCCCCTGAAAATTTAGACAATATATGGACAAAAGGCAGAAACTATAAACGGAAAGAAGAGGCCAATCGAGCATCTGATAGACTCAAAAAAAGTTCATTGGTAAGTGCACCAAAATCGCTGGGACACTCAAAGGAAGCTCAACAAAAAGAGAGTGAGAGACAAAACAGGGTTGGAGCTAAGCATTATGTGAAGGACAATACTCCCACGCCAGGTGATTTGAACAGACCAAGTTATTTGGCAGATTACTCGTATCAAGAGGAAAATGAACATAAGTCAGATGAGGTTGAATCAGAGAGCAGTAATTCTTACACTACTGAGGATGAAGAATCCAGCAGTGTGACGGGTCTTGACTCTCCTGGCACTCAAGTGTGGGGTGGTAAAAATATAAGGAACGTCAATCACATTCATCATCCACTTGAAAATAATGAAGGCCATAAGAGAAGTAAAGGAAAGGCTAGTAAAGCACATGTCCGCTCTAAACACTTAAATAGAGTACTGTCTGGGCGGAAAAGGTCTAGATTAAGCAACCAAACAGAGGATGTGTGGCAAGAGATACAAAGAACCAGCTTCTTACTGGGGGATGGACAAGATATATTAAATTCCAAAGAAAATGTGAAACCGGATGGTTTAAGTGATGACTCTGAGACAGAAATATTCAGTAATATTTCCAATGACATGACTGCATCATCATCTGTCTTGTCAAGAAGATTTTTGGGGAATCAAaatatgggtccttattctgcAAAAGGTTCTATAATTGCTGATTCTTTTTTGAAATTAAGAAGTGAG GTCCTGAATGCCAATATTGTAAGATGTGGCTCCAAAACTTTTGCTGTTTATTCCATATCTGTTACAGACATGAACAATAATAGTTGGTCTATCAAAAGAAG GTTTCGACATTTTGAGGAGCTACACTGGCGTCTTAAGGTGTTTCCAGAGTACAATCTTCATTTACCGCCCAAGCATTACCTCTCTTCAAGTCTGGATGTTCCTGTTATTCGAGAACGGTGCAGATCACTTGACACATATCTGGAG AAACTTCTGCTGCTCCCAACTGTTTCCAACTCCATTGAAGTATGGGACTTCCTCAGTGTGGATTCACAG ACATATAGCTTCTCAAACTCCTTGTCCATAATTGAAACATTACTCG TTGACCTGGATGGCACAGTACGCCATACGAGTAAAGAACCTCCGCGCAGTATAAGCCCTCAAACTGATCCAACTTCAAGGATGGAGCAAGTTCATGCAGAACATGAATCAAGATTCAGGAAAGATTATGTCGCACTCTCTCCTCCAAAAAGACCTCTCAAAGAAACTTTTGAGGATTCAACTAGTGGCAACAAGGTGCATACAAATAGAAAATCAACCCCAAACATGCAGACGACATCAAATTCAGTTGAAACTAACTCACATGCATCACCTGAATCTCTTGTTGCTGCTCCTATTGATCCCACCTTTCCCAGTGAGGTAGTCGCTA CTCCAAGATGGTGGATGGATCAGGTATTATTTACATATGAGACTTAA